Within the Bdellovibrionota bacterium genome, the region CCTTTGTCTGGTCCCGATCTATTTCGGCACGCAGCAGGGGCTCCTGTCACCACTTTCGCAGTCGTTGAGCCGAATCTTCGGCGTTCAGGTGAAGACGCGGCCTCCTTGGTTCGATCCCGAGGCGACGTTTGATTCGAGTCGCGGCCAATATCACTCGACGCAGCTCGTTCAAGCGCTGCTGTCCCAACCCGAGGGACAGGGGCTCCGAATTCTGGGCGTGACCAGTGTCGATCTCTATGTTCCGGTACTCACGTACGTCTTTGGCGAAGCTCAGCTGCAGGGTCGGGCGGCCGTGGTTTCGATGCATCGGCTTCGAAACGAACTGTACGGCCTCCCCGCCGACGAGGAGCTTCTTCAGAAGCGGTTCATTAAGGAAGCGATACACGAAATGGGACACACGTT harbors:
- a CDS encoding archaemetzincin family Zn-dependent metalloprotease, with the translated sequence MGTLCLVPIYFGTQQGLLSPLSQSLSRIFGVQVKTRPPWFDPEATFDSSRGQYHSTQLVQALLSQPEGQGLRILGVTSVDLYVPVLTYVFGEAQLQGRAAVVSMHRLRNELYGLPADEELLQKRFIKEAIHEMGHTFGLVHCSQSRCVMHGSTYVEEIDLKLEEFCSACAESVARQSSLAFPGKPVSG